ACCATCTGTGAGAAGTGATTGCGATCACCGAAGGCGGTCAACATCGCCAGCGTGTTCATCCCGACGCCCGGCTTGGTGACCTCTACCGTTCCGATCACATGATCGTCGGCATCGCGCACGCGCAGTGCGACCGTGACCAGCCCGATCTCGTCTCCCATGTACATACTCGGCGTGGCCCACCATGTCGCGACGGAACCGCAGGGCGCCAGATCGTCCACCACGTCACGAAGCGCGGGATGGAGCATCTGACGCAGCTCCTCGCGATCGACACCGAGATCGGCGAGGATCCATTCACCCTTATGCCGCAGCGACGCTCGGTACACGTCGAGCGAGGGATCCATAGGACCCTCCACGACCAGCGCCTCGGGACTGAACCCGAACAGGTCGCTGACAAGAGACCGATCAACGGTCGCCGCCATCTCAGCTGTCACTGCCACCAGGCGCCACTGAACGTCGTATGCGTTGGCCCAGAAACCGCCGCCTTCCAACGCTGCCACCACTTCGGCCAAAGCCGGATGAACGAGCACCTGCCTCCCGCCGCCGTCCGTCGTCCCGACCCCCGAGAGCGCATATTGCCCGCTCTGTGCTCGTTATGCGAGCAACCGTCGGCGTCGCGCGGCGACCTCGACCTCCGCATGTCCGAGGTCAGCCGCATCGTCTCCGACTACTTCTTCTTGCTCGGGGTCTGCGCGAGCGCGCTAGCCGCCGCTGCCTTGTCAGCAGCGCTCGACTTCGGGCTCGCCAGCACCTTGCCAGCCGCCGAAGCTGCCTTCGGGCCGGTCTGTCGGGTGTTCTTTCCCATGGCCTCCACCCCCTTTCGGTGTTTGCCGACCGGCCTGGCAGTGGCACATACTCCCGGTTGCTAAGGCCACGAGCTGGAGGACCACTACAGGTCTCGGTTCGGCTGGGTGTGGTGGGTCCGGACCTCTGCGCCCTGACCCACCATCACCAGTATGGGCGGCGATTGCGACACAGAACCTGGCTCCGAGTCCAGAACGACGGTCGCCGCTAGTTGGCTTGTGCGAGCCGCGCCTTCACTGTCACGTCGAGTTGGTTGATCGGCACGTACTCGCCGTAGCCGTGGCGCACGAGTGCTTCATAGTGCCGATACATCCGAGTCGAGATGCCCGGTGAGCCGAGGCTCGCGAGCGCTTCGTTGATCTCTTCGCGGCTCGGAGCCGGGTCGGAGTCGATGAAGATCTCCCAACCGGATCGAGCCGCTTGCTTCGCCGCATCTGACGACATTCGTAGTCCTCCTGGCCTTTGGGCCCTACTTCGCGACCCGTATTACAGCGCGGGAATTACACCGCTGTCAACGGAGGGTGGCGTCGCGCTCACCGCGCGCGTTCACGCGCGGCTCGTAGCGAAAGGAAGGAGACGCACCAGACGCTTTCGTCGTATCAACGGAGTAGAACGGCGAGATGCTTGCGCTGGGAGTCGGAGCGTGGAGCCTCGTTATCGCGGTCGCATTGCTCGCGATCGCGGTACCGACGCTTATGTACACGCGACGGTCCGCGAAACCCCGCTCGATCGAAGCCGAGCGCAAATCAGTTCCGGCGGGCCCAGACGTAAGCGTCTCGGCACACATGGGCGTGCCAGTTCCGGACGGACCACCCCTGGCCGGAATCGAAGCCGCGAACGTCGGGGCCTTGGCAACAACGATTCAGGGCTGGGGGTTCGAGATCGAGCGCGCCGGAGGTTCTCAGGTGGTCGACCCGTTTGGCGGCTACCTATCGCCTTCAGTTCCGTACCGCTTGGCGTCGCACGACTCGGCGAGCTTTCGGATGGAACTCGTTCCGATGTTGGCTTCGGTCCTTCCGCATACCGGCGGGCGCTCAGTCGCTCTCATTCCCTTCGTGCGCGTCGCGACAGGGCGCGTTCGCGGCGAGGCTTGGACGGCGCATGAGGACTGGTGGAATCAGGCCCGCGCTCTGGGGAGCTAGCGGCCGGGCCAGACGAGCAGCGCGCTCAGTTAGGCGACCGCGCATACCGATAACGCGATCTGCCGTGTAATTCTGGCCTCGTTAGCCTGTAACAGAGGATCGACATCGACCATTGCGGTCCTGGTCACAGCTAACGGTGAAGTCCTCTCTGCTGGTCAGAGGCGTTTGTCCTGGTCATACGGCCATGATTCTCGAATGATGGATCGCGACGTCTTCCAGCGTTCGGCGGCCTCTCGCGGCGTCTCGCGGCCTGGCCGCGGCCTCAGTGCGCGGGTGGAAGCGTGTGCACCAACGCGCGCGGCACCATGCCTCGTTCACCACGGGGACAGACGGGCGAGGCGCGAGATCGGCGGAGCTACCTCGGGCGCCTGCCGCGGCTCGCGGCGGCCATCAGCAGCGGTTGGGAGGTGAGTGTCCGACCCGCGCCGCAGCTTTCACAGATGCCGACGAGTCTTCCGGTCACGGTGGCTGCGGACCAGTTCGACGAACTGTGCAAGCCGACGCAGCCGCTCGCGGCCGTGGCCGAGTTGGTCTGGAACGCGCTCGACGCCGAAGCGACAACGGTGGATGTCGTGATCGGCCGTACGGAGATGGACGCGGTGCGAAGCGTCAAGGTGATCGACAACGGCCACGGCATGGCGCACGCCGAGCGATCCGAGACTTCAGCACCCTCGGAGGCTCATGGAAGAAGGGCCAGAAGCTCTCGAAGAACGGCGCGCGCCCGTTGCACGGTAAGAAGGGTCAGGGCCGCTTCCGCGCGTTCGCCCTTGGGAACGAGGCCGAGTGGACGACGGTCGCCGACGCGTTCGGTGGGGGCCTCGAACGCACGGCTGTCTTCGGTTCGTTGGACGCTTCGGAGTTCACCGTCAGTGATCCCGAGGCTCTCGCAACAGGCCGGTCAGGCACGACCGTAAGTGTCACGGGAGCACGCGAGACAACCGGCCCGCTTCTCAGGGATTCAGCGTCGAACTGGCTCGTCGTTCGCTTCGCGGCGTATCTGGCTCGCTACACGAACGTCGTCGTGAGTTACGACGGGACTCATCTCGACCCGGCTTCGATCCTCGAACACGAGGAAGACGTCGAGCTTGATCCGACTCTGGGCGGTGACCTCGGCTCGGTTCGGTTGCACGTGATGGAGTGGAAGCCCGAGATCATCGACCACCGAAGCTCGATCATCGTGTGCGACGGTGAAGGCGTAGCGATCGACGAGATCATCGACCGTGTTCCTCAGACGCGCAAGATCACGGCGTACCTCGCGTGGCCGGGCTTCGAGCAGCATGGGAAGGACATCTCGATCGCCGAGATGGGACACGCAGTTCTGAACCCGATCATGGACGCGACGCGCGCCGGGATCGCCGACTACCTGTCCAGACGCAGCGCGGCCGAACGTCAGGACGTGAATGGTTCCCACCGGCGTGCTGAGTGCCAGCCTTCAAGGGGTGGTCGACAGGGTGCGGCAGGTAATCGCGGCTGTGAACGGCTGGACGACTGATGACACTCTCGGGCAGCGGCGCGTAGCTCTTGCTCAACTCATCGAGCATGCGCGCGGCGCGGCGGATAGGGCCGATTGGGAGACCTTTACGCAAGGGCTATCCGACGACGTGCTGCTGTCTGAACTTCGCGGCCTTCTGTTCGCCGAGAACGACGACGAGATGCACAGTGTCACCGTTGCGATGCACGAGAGGCTCGGCCTTGTTCCCCCGCCCGAGGCGGGTTCCGATCGCATACGGATCATGACCATGCACGGAGCGAAGGGGCTGTCGGCGAACGTCGTGTTCATCCCGGGCCTAGAGGACCAAGTGTTTCCCGGTCCGAAGCGAGGTTTGGCTGCGGGCCTCGTGCTCGAAGGTGCCCGCACGCTCTACGTATCGCTCACACGTGCGCGGGCCGCCGTGATCTGCACGTCCTCGAAGACACGCTTCCAGAACGGTCGATTCGGAACGAATTCTCCAAGCCGGTACCTGACGGTGCTCGGGAACACCGTCACGAGTAGGACGACAGGTCTCTCGAAGAGCGAGGCTTCGGCGATTGCCACCACGGTCGCTATGGTCAATCAAACAGCCTTGATCGCTCGCGCGTGACTCACCTCGACGCTCGGGTTGCTCTGTCGACCTGTTTCCGAAGG
Above is a window of Acidimicrobiia bacterium DNA encoding:
- a CDS encoding 3'-5' exonuclease, with product MVDRVRQVIAAVNGWTTDDTLGQRRVALAQLIEHARGAADRADWETFTQGLSDDVLLSELRGLLFAENDDEMHSVTVAMHERLGLVPPPEAGSDRIRIMTMHGAKGLSANVVFIPGLEDQVFPGPKRGLAAGLVLEGARTLYVSLTRARAAVICTSSKTRFQNGRFGTNSPSRYLTVLGNTVTSRTTGLSKSEASAIATTVAMVNQTALIARA